In the genome of Danio rerio strain Tuebingen ecotype United States chromosome 23, GRCz12tu, whole genome shotgun sequence, one region contains:
- the LOC556451 gene encoding G protein-coupled receptor 8 (The RefSeq protein has 1 substitution compared to this genomic sequence) produces the protein MSKQKYWILCKNAVMHALFHVINFHFYHFKKAIMDFKVTMDNATMQSSCNLASPVYNQSNCTVSPPWMFHPDLYIWLPVIYSIICAVGLTGNSAVIYVILKAPKMKTVTNLFILNLAIADDLFTLVLPINIAEHLLNYWPFGEILCKVILSIDHYNIFSSIFFLTVMSVDRYLVVVSTLGSKRMPYRTYRLAKTVSLSVWALVILVVMPFTVFASVYVSPDDAESRKSCVLSFPSPESFWFKASRIYTLVLGFVIPVSTICILYTVMLFRLRRTRLSSNGKALDKAKKRVTVMVFIVLAVCLFCWTPFHLSTVVALTSDLPTTPLVIGISYFITGLSYANSCLNPFLYAFLDDSFRRAFKKLLEC, from the coding sequence ATGAGCAAACAAAAATATTGGATTTTGTGTAAAAACGCAGTAATGCATGCACTTTTCCATGtaataaactttcatttttatcattttaaaaaggcTATTATGGATTTCAAAGACACGATGGACAATGCAACAATGCAATCTTCATGCAACCTGGCCAGTCCGGTTTATAATCAGTCCAACTGCACCGTGTCTCCACCTTGGATGTTCCACCCAGATCTCTACATCTGGCTACCCGTGATTTACTCAATCATCTGCGCCGTGGGACTCACGGGCAACAGCGCCGTCATTTACGTGATCCTGAAGGCGCCTAAGATGAAAACAGTCACCAATTTATTCATTCTGAATTTGGCCATCGCCGACGACCTTTTCACACTAGTGCTGCCCATCAACATCGCCGAGCACCTGTTAAACTACTGGCCGTTTGGGGAGATTTTATGCAAAGTGATTTTGTCCATAGACCACTACAACATCTTCTCCAGCATCTTCTTCTTGACCGTGATGAGTGTGGACCGGTATCTGGTCGTGGTGTCCACTCTAGGATCCAAACGGATGCCCTACCGGACCTACCGGTTGGCCAAGACGGTCAGTCTGAGTGTTTGGGCTCTGGTCATTCTCGTAGTGATGCCCTTCACCGTTTTCGCCAGTGTTTACGTGAGTCCCGATGACGCGGAGAGCCGAAAGAGCTGCGTTTTGAGTTTCCCGAGTCCGGAGAGTTTCTGGTTCAAAGCCAGCCGGATTTACACGCTGGTCCTCGGGTTTGTCATCCCCGTCTCCACCATCTGCATCCTCTACACCGTGATGCTCTTCAGACTGAGACGGACGCGCCTCAGCTCAAACGGAAAGGCTCTGGACAAAGCCAAAAAGCGAGTCACTGTGATGGTCTTCATCGTGCTCGCCGTTTGCTTGTTCTGCTGGACTCCTTTTCATCTGAGCACGGTGGTCGCCCTCACTTCAGACTTGCCCACCACCCCGCTGGTTATAGGTATCTCTTATTTTATCACGGGACTGAGTTACGCCAACTCGTGTCTCAATCCGTTTCTTTACGCGTTCTTAGACGACAGTTTCAGGAGGGCGTTTAAAAAACTGTTGGAGTGCTGA
- the LOC556451 gene encoding G protein-coupled receptor 8 isoform X1 codes for MDFKDTMDNATMQSSCNLASPVYNQSNCTVSPPWMFHPDLYIWLPVIYSIICAVGLTGNSAVIYVILKAPKMKTVTNLFILNLAIADDLFTLVLPINIAEHLLNYWPFGEILCKVILSIDHYNIFSSIFFLTVMSVDRYLVVVSTLGSKRMPYRTYRLAKTVSLSVWALVILVVMPFTVFASVYVSPDDAESRKSCVLSFPSPESFWFKASRIYTLVLGFVIPVSTICILYTVMLFRLRRTRLSSNGKALDKAKKRVTVMVFIVLAVCLFCWTPFHLSTVVALTSDLPTTPLVIGISYFITGLSYANSCLNPFLYAFLDDSFRRAFKKLLEC; via the coding sequence ATGGATTTCAAAGACACGATGGACAATGCAACAATGCAATCTTCATGCAACCTGGCCAGTCCGGTTTATAATCAGTCCAACTGCACCGTGTCTCCACCTTGGATGTTCCACCCAGATCTCTACATCTGGCTACCCGTGATTTACTCAATCATCTGCGCCGTGGGACTCACGGGCAACAGCGCCGTCATTTACGTGATCCTGAAGGCGCCTAAGATGAAAACAGTCACCAATTTATTCATTCTGAATTTGGCCATCGCCGACGACCTTTTCACACTAGTGCTGCCCATCAACATCGCCGAGCACCTGTTAAACTACTGGCCGTTTGGGGAGATTTTATGCAAAGTGATTTTGTCCATAGACCACTACAACATCTTCTCCAGCATCTTCTTCTTGACCGTGATGAGTGTGGACCGGTATCTGGTCGTGGTGTCCACTCTAGGATCCAAACGGATGCCCTACCGGACCTACCGGTTGGCCAAGACGGTCAGTCTGAGTGTTTGGGCTCTGGTCATTCTCGTAGTGATGCCCTTCACCGTTTTCGCCAGTGTTTACGTGAGTCCCGATGACGCGGAGAGCCGAAAGAGCTGCGTTTTGAGTTTCCCGAGTCCGGAGAGTTTCTGGTTCAAAGCCAGCCGGATTTACACGCTGGTCCTCGGGTTTGTCATCCCCGTCTCCACCATCTGCATCCTCTACACCGTGATGCTCTTCAGACTGAGACGGACGCGCCTCAGCTCAAACGGAAAGGCTCTGGACAAAGCCAAAAAGCGAGTCACTGTGATGGTCTTCATCGTGCTCGCCGTTTGCTTGTTCTGCTGGACTCCTTTTCATCTGAGCACGGTGGTCGCCCTCACTTCAGACTTGCCCACCACCCCGCTGGTTATAGGTATCTCTTATTTTATCACGGGACTGAGTTACGCCAACTCGTGTCTCAATCCGTTTCTTTACGCGTTCTTAGACGACAGTTTCAGGAGGGCGTTTAAAAAACTGTTGGAGTGCTGA